One window of the Betaproteobacteria bacterium genome contains the following:
- the fusA gene encoding elongation factor G: MARKTPIERYRNIGISAHIDAGKTTTTERILFYTGVNHKIGEVHDGAATMDWMEQEQERGITITSAATTCFWKGMAGNYPEHRINIIDTPGHVDFTIEVERSMRVLDGACMVYCAVGGVQPQSETVWRQANKYKVPRLAFVNKMDRTGANFFKVHDQMRARLKANPIPLQVPIGAEENFKGLVDLIKMKAIVWSEEDKGVTFTYGPIPADMEAVCAEWHNKMVETAAEANEELMNKYLEGGELSEDEIRAGIRERTIKCEIVPMLCGSAFKNKGVQAMLDAVIDFMPAPTDIPPVKCMDENDQPTTRRADDSEKFSALAFKLMTDPFVGQLTFVRVYSGILAKGDTVFNPIRSKKDRIGRIVQMHANNRVEIDEIRAGDIAACIGMKDVTTGETLCDPDAIVTLERMVFPEPVISQAVEPKTKVDQEKMGMALSRLAQEDPSFRVRTDEESGQTIISGMGELHLEIIVDRMRREFGVEATVGKPQVAYRETIRGTVENAEGKFVKQSGGRGQYGHVVLKVEPQEPGKGFEFVDAIKGGVVPREFIPAVEKGLRETLPAGVLAGYPVVDVKVTLHYGSYHDVDSNENAFKMAASMGFKDGMRKAQPVLLEPMMAVEVETPEDYAGTVMGDLSSRRGMVQGMDDISGGGGKVIKAEVPLSEMFGYSTSLRSATQGRATYTMEFKHYTEAPKHVAEAIINAKK; the protein is encoded by the coding sequence GTGGCTCGCAAGACCCCCATCGAACGTTATCGCAATATTGGCATTTCTGCGCACATTGACGCAGGTAAAACCACAACCACTGAACGTATCCTGTTCTATACCGGTGTAAATCACAAAATCGGCGAAGTTCACGATGGCGCTGCCACCATGGATTGGATGGAGCAGGAGCAGGAGCGTGGCATTACGATTACATCTGCCGCGACGACTTGTTTCTGGAAGGGCATGGCGGGCAATTACCCTGAGCATCGCATCAACATCATTGACACCCCGGGGCACGTCGACTTCACTATTGAAGTTGAGCGCTCGATGCGTGTTCTTGACGGTGCATGCATGGTGTACTGCGCAGTGGGTGGCGTTCAACCGCAATCTGAAACCGTGTGGCGTCAGGCTAACAAGTACAAGGTTCCACGCCTTGCTTTCGTGAACAAGATGGACCGCACCGGGGCCAACTTTTTCAAAGTGCACGACCAAATGCGTGCGCGACTGAAAGCGAACCCGATTCCATTGCAAGTGCCGATCGGCGCGGAAGAGAATTTCAAAGGTCTCGTCGACCTGATCAAGATGAAAGCGATCGTGTGGAGTGAGGAAGACAAGGGCGTGACGTTTACCTACGGCCCTATTCCTGCGGACATGGAAGCAGTTTGTGCTGAGTGGCACAACAAGATGGTTGAGACTGCCGCTGAAGCCAATGAAGAATTGATGAACAAGTATTTAGAGGGTGGTGAGCTGTCGGAAGATGAAATCCGGGCGGGCATCCGCGAGCGCACGATAAAGTGTGAAATCGTGCCGATGCTGTGCGGTTCGGCCTTCAAGAACAAGGGCGTGCAGGCCATGCTGGATGCGGTTATTGATTTCATGCCTGCGCCAACGGATATTCCGCCGGTGAAGTGCATGGACGAAAACGACCAACCCACCACGCGCAGAGCGGACGATTCTGAAAAATTTTCGGCGTTGGCATTCAAATTGATGACAGATCCGTTTGTCGGTCAGTTGACTTTCGTACGTGTCTATTCCGGTATTTTGGCGAAAGGCGACACGGTATTCAATCCAATCCGCAGCAAAAAGGATCGTATCGGTCGTATCGTGCAAATGCACGCGAACAACCGCGTTGAGATAGATGAAATTCGTGCCGGCGATATTGCAGCATGCATTGGCATGAAGGATGTGACAACCGGTGAAACGCTGTGTGATCCGGATGCCATCGTCACGCTGGAGCGTATGGTATTTCCGGAGCCGGTAATTTCCCAAGCCGTTGAGCCGAAGACCAAGGTCGATCAGGAAAAAATGGGTATGGCGTTGAGCCGTCTCGCGCAAGAAGATCCGTCTTTCCGTGTGCGTACTGACGAAGAGTCCGGTCAGACCATTATTTCCGGTATGGGCGAATTGCATTTGGAGATTATCGTCGATCGGATGCGGCGCGAATTTGGGGTGGAAGCTACCGTCGGCAAACCGCAGGTGGCGTACCGCGAAACCATTCGCGGTACCGTGGAAAATGCAGAAGGCAAATTCGTCAAGCAGTCCGGCGGACGCGGGCAGTATGGCCACGTGGTGCTCAAGGTTGAGCCGCAGGAACCTGGGAAAGGCTTTGAGTTTGTCGATGCGATCAAGGGTGGTGTCGTTCCACGGGAATTTATTCCGGCTGTTGAAAAAGGTCTGCGCGAAACGCTCCCCGCCGGCGTTCTCGCAGGTTATCCGGTGGTAGATGTAAAGGTCACGCTGCACTATGGCTCCTACCATGACGTTGACTCGAACGAAAATGCGTTCAAGATGGCTGCGTCGATGGGCTTCAAGGATGGCATGCGGAAGGCGCAACCGGTGTTGCTTGAGCCGATGATGGCCGTCGAAGTCGAGACACCGGAAGATTACGCGGGCACCGTGATGGGTGATTTGTCGTCACGCCGCGGAATGGTGCAGGGCATGGATGACATTTCCGGTGGTGGTGGCAAAGTCATCAAGGCGGAAGTGCCGTTGTCGGAAATGTTTGGTTATTCGACGTCGTTGCGTTCGGCCACGCAAGGCCGTGCGACGTATACGATGGAATTCAAACACTACACTGAAGCGCCAAAGCACGTCGCCGAGGCGATTATCAACGCGAAAAAATAG
- the tuf gene encoding elongation factor Tu — translation MAKGKFERSKPHVNVGTIGHVDHGKTTLTAAMTMVLAKKYGGEARAYDQIDAAPEEKARGITINTAHVEYETANRHYAHVDCPGHADYVKNMITGAAQMDGAILVCSAADGPMPQTREHILLARQVGVPYIIVFLNKCDMVDDAELLELVEMEVRELLSKYEFPGDDIPIIKGSALKAMEGDTGEMGEGAIMKLAEALDTYIPMPKRALDGAFLMPVEDVFSISGRGTVVTGRIERGIIKVGEEIEIIGLKPTLKTICTGVEMFRKLLDQGQAGDNVGILLRGTKREEVERGQVLAKPGSITPHTDFEAEIYVLSKDEGGRHTPFFNGYRPQFYFRTTDVTGALQLPAGTEMVMPGDNVKINVQLIAPIAMEDGLRFAIREGGRTVGAGVVSKILK, via the coding sequence ATGGCAAAAGGCAAGTTTGAGCGATCGAAGCCGCACGTGAACGTGGGGACGATAGGGCACGTTGATCACGGCAAGACGACGCTAACGGCGGCGATGACGATGGTATTGGCGAAGAAATATGGTGGCGAGGCGCGAGCCTACGACCAGATTGACGCGGCGCCTGAGGAGAAAGCCCGCGGCATCACCATCAACACTGCGCACGTCGAATACGAGACCGCCAACCGGCACTATGCGCACGTCGACTGTCCCGGCCACGCGGACTATGTGAAGAACATGATCACCGGTGCCGCGCAGATGGACGGCGCCATCCTGGTGTGCTCGGCGGCCGACGGCCCGATGCCGCAGACCCGCGAACACATCCTGCTCGCCCGCCAGGTTGGCGTACCGTACATCATCGTATTCCTGAACAAATGCGACATGGTTGATGACGCCGAGCTTCTGGAACTGGTGGAGATGGAAGTACGCGAACTGCTGTCCAAATACGAATTTCCCGGCGACGACATCCCGATCATCAAGGGAAGTGCGCTGAAAGCGATGGAAGGCGACACCGGCGAGATGGGCGAAGGCGCCATCATGAAACTAGCCGAAGCCCTCGACACCTACATTCCGATGCCCAAGCGCGCCTTGGACGGCGCCTTTCTGATGCCGGTCGAAGACGTATTCTCCATCTCCGGTCGCGGCACCGTGGTGACGGGCCGTATTGAACGCGGCATCATCAAGGTCGGCGAAGAAATCGAGATCATCGGACTCAAACCCACCCTGAAGACCATCTGTACTGGCGTGGAAATGTTCCGCAAACTGCTCGACCAGGGGCAGGCGGGCGACAACGTCGGCATCCTGCTGCGTGGCACCAAGCGTGAAGAAGTCGAGCGCGGCCAGGTATTGGCCAAGCCGGGCTCCATCACCCCGCACACGGACTTTGAAGCCGAGATCTATGTTCTGAGCAAAGACGAAGGAGGTCGTCACACCCCGTTTTTCAACGGCTATCGTCCACAATTCTACTTCCGCACCACCGACGTGACCGGCGCGCTGCAACTGCCAGCTGGTACCGAGATGGTGATGCCGGGAGACAACGTCAAGATCAATGTGCAGCTGATCGCGCCGATTGCGATGGAAGACGGGCTGCGCTTCGCGATCCGCGAAGGTGGCCGTACCGTCGGCGCCGGCGTGGTATCCAAGATCTTGAAATAA
- the rpsJ gene encoding 30S ribosomal protein S10 has protein sequence MATAQPAKQKIRIRLKAFDYRLIDQSAAEIVETAKRTGAVVKGPVPLPTKIERFDVLRSPHVNKTSRDQFEIRTHLRLMDIIDPTDKTVDALMKLDLPAGVDVEIKL, from the coding sequence ATGGCAACAGCACAACCCGCCAAGCAAAAAATCAGGATTCGTCTAAAGGCATTTGACTATCGCCTCATCGACCAATCCGCTGCGGAAATTGTCGAAACTGCGAAGCGTACCGGTGCCGTTGTCAAGGGGCCAGTACCCCTGCCAACAAAAATCGAGCGATTTGACGTGCTCCGTTCGCCGCACGTGAACAAGACCTCGCGCGACCAGTTCGAAATACGTACGCATTTGCGTCTGATGGACATCATTGATCCCACGGATAAAACCGTTGACGCCTTGATGAAGCTTGATCTTCCCGCGGGCGTAGACGTCGAAATTAAGTTGTAA
- the rplC gene encoding 50S ribosomal protein L3 has protein sequence MSLGLVGRKVGMTRIFTDDGTAIPVTVLDVSNNRITQIKTPDIDGYSAVQVAFGTRRASRVAKAQAGHYAKAGVEAGSVLNEFTTTPEKLAELKVGATLSVEMFAVGQKVDVSGTTLGKGFSGVIKRHHFSSNRASHGNSKSHNVPGSIGMAQDPGRVFPGKRMSGQLGNVNRTAQLLEVARIDAPRQLILVKGAVPGAKNGTVVVRPAAKTRLVKGETK, from the coding sequence ATGAGTCTTGGTCTCGTCGGCCGGAAGGTTGGCATGACTCGCATTTTTACGGATGATGGCACTGCCATTCCCGTAACTGTGCTGGACGTGTCAAACAACCGCATCACCCAAATCAAGACCCCCGACATCGATGGCTATTCGGCCGTGCAAGTAGCATTTGGCACGCGTCGCGCGTCGCGTGTGGCCAAGGCGCAAGCCGGCCACTATGCGAAAGCCGGTGTTGAAGCGGGTTCGGTCTTGAATGAATTCACCACCACTCCCGAAAAGCTGGCTGAGCTGAAGGTCGGCGCAACCCTGTCCGTGGAAATGTTCGCAGTTGGCCAAAAGGTCGATGTGTCGGGCACTACACTTGGAAAAGGTTTCTCCGGCGTAATCAAGCGGCATCACTTTTCGTCGAACCGCGCGTCGCATGGCAACTCCAAGTCGCACAATGTGCCGGGTTCGATCGGCATGGCGCAGGATCCAGGCCGCGTGTTTCCCGGCAAGCGCATGTCCGGTCAGCTTGGTAATGTGAATCGCACCGCGCAGCTGCTCGAAGTGGCGCGCATAGATGCTCCTCGCCAGTTGATTCTGGTCAAAGGGGCAGTCCCTGGCGCCAAGAATGGCACCGTGGTCGTTCGCCCAGCCGCCAAGACGCGTCTTGTCAAAGGGGAGACCAAATAA
- the rplD gene encoding 50S ribosomal protein L4: protein MELKLIDDNGAAAGTMPASAELFGRDYSEALVHQVVTAYQANARSGNRAQKGRSDVQKSTKKPWRQKGTGRARAGMASSPLWRGGGKIFPNSPDENFTQKVNKKMYRAGIAAILSQLVREDRLSVVDSFALEAPKTKLLAAKLKSMGLDQVLIITDSLEDNLYLSSRNLPDVMVLEAKHADPVNLVRFAKVVMTKAAVKQLEEVLA, encoded by the coding sequence ATGGAACTCAAACTCATTGACGACAATGGTGCGGCCGCAGGTACCATGCCCGCGTCGGCCGAGTTGTTCGGTCGTGATTACTCTGAAGCGTTGGTACATCAGGTGGTGACCGCTTATCAGGCCAATGCACGTTCGGGCAACCGCGCGCAGAAGGGCCGTAGCGATGTTCAGAAATCCACCAAGAAACCATGGCGTCAAAAAGGTACGGGTCGTGCCCGTGCCGGTATGGCGTCCTCGCCCTTGTGGCGTGGCGGCGGCAAGATTTTTCCAAATTCGCCTGACGAGAACTTCACGCAAAAAGTAAACAAGAAGATGTATCGCGCCGGTATTGCCGCGATCCTTTCGCAATTGGTTCGTGAAGACCGCCTTTCAGTGGTGGACTCATTTGCCCTGGAAGCTCCGAAGACAAAACTGCTGGCCGCCAAACTGAAAAGCATGGGACTTGACCAGGTTTTGATCATCACCGATAGCCTCGAAGACAATCTGTATCTGTCGTCGCGCAACTTACCGGATGTAATGGTGCTGGAAGCCAAGCACGCGGACCCGGTCAATCTGGTGCGTTTTGCCAAAGTTGTGATGACCAAGGCTGCCGTCAAGCAACTCGAAGAGGTGCTCGCATGA
- the rplW gene encoding 50S ribosomal protein L23 — protein MSIRNQERLLTVVLRPVISEKATMVADKRKQVVFEVLRDATKAEVKAAVELLFKDQKVEVESVNIVNQKGKAKRHGRFEGRRNHVKKAYVCLKRDADGNAADINFAEGAA, from the coding sequence ATGAGTATCCGGAATCAAGAACGTCTGTTGACCGTAGTGCTGCGTCCGGTTATTTCGGAAAAGGCCACCATGGTTGCTGACAAACGAAAACAAGTTGTGTTTGAAGTGCTGCGCGACGCGACCAAGGCTGAAGTAAAAGCGGCCGTTGAACTGCTGTTCAAGGACCAAAAGGTCGAAGTCGAAAGCGTCAACATTGTCAACCAAAAGGGCAAGGCGAAGCGTCATGGACGTTTCGAGGGTCGTCGCAATCACGTCAAGAAGGCTTATGTGTGCCTGAAACGTGACGCGGACGGCAACGCCGCCGACATCAACTTTGCCGAAGGGGCCGCATAA
- the rplB gene encoding 50S ribosomal protein L2 — MALVKTKPTSPGRRSMLKVVNSELHKGAPFAALLEPQFKHAGRNHHGHITTRHQGGGHKQHYRIIDFKRNDKDGIVAKVERLEYDPNRSANIALLCYTDGERRYIIAPKGISAGAQLVSGAEAPIKIGNTLPLRNIPVGSTIHCIEMMPGKGAQLARSAGTSVQLLAREGVYAQLRLRSGEIRKVHVDCRATIGEVGNGEHGLRVIGKAGANRWRGWRPTVRGICMNPVDHPMGGRSNGGGHPVSPWGQKAKGLKTRTNKRTQSMIVRSRHKAK, encoded by the coding sequence ATGGCACTCGTCAAAACAAAACCGACCTCACCAGGCCGCCGTAGCATGCTGAAAGTGGTCAATTCGGAACTGCACAAAGGCGCACCATTCGCCGCGTTGCTCGAGCCGCAATTCAAGCATGCAGGCCGTAACCACCATGGCCACATCACGACCCGTCATCAGGGCGGTGGTCACAAGCAGCATTATCGGATCATCGATTTCAAGCGCAATGACAAAGACGGTATCGTTGCAAAAGTTGAGCGTCTTGAGTACGACCCGAACCGCAGCGCAAACATTGCCCTGCTGTGCTACACGGATGGCGAGCGCCGTTACATCATTGCTCCCAAGGGTATTTCCGCTGGCGCACAGTTAGTATCAGGTGCAGAAGCGCCAATCAAGATAGGTAACACCCTACCTTTGCGCAATATTCCGGTTGGTTCCACGATTCACTGCATAGAAATGATGCCGGGTAAGGGCGCGCAGTTGGCGCGGTCGGCCGGGACTTCTGTCCAGTTACTTGCTCGCGAAGGTGTATACGCGCAGTTGCGACTTCGCTCCGGCGAGATCCGCAAAGTGCACGTTGATTGCCGGGCTACTATCGGTGAAGTTGGCAATGGCGAACATGGTCTGCGCGTGATTGGCAAGGCTGGCGCTAATCGCTGGCGTGGCTGGCGACCGACGGTACGGGGGATTTGTATGAACCCCGTCGATCACCCGATGGGCGGTCGGTCCAATGGTGGCGGTCACCCGGTTTCGCCGTGGGGCCAAAAAGCCAAGGGTTTGAAGACCCGTACAAATAAGCGCACGCAGAGCATGATTGTGCGCAGCCGTCATAAAGCGAAGTAA
- the rpsS gene encoding 30S ribosomal protein S19 produces MTRSVKKGPFCDGHLLKKVEAAAATKDKRPIKTWSRRSTILPDFVGLTIAIHNGKQHVPVYVSENMVGHKLGEFALTRTFKGHPADKKAAAPARK; encoded by the coding sequence ATGACACGTTCCGTAAAAAAAGGCCCGTTCTGCGACGGCCATCTGTTGAAAAAAGTGGAAGCAGCCGCTGCCACCAAGGACAAGCGTCCGATCAAAACCTGGTCGCGTCGTTCCACCATTTTGCCGGATTTCGTCGGCCTGACCATTGCAATACATAACGGCAAGCAGCACGTGCCTGTTTATGTAAGTGAAAACATGGTCGGTCACAAATTGGGCGAATTTGCGCTTACCCGCACCTTCAAAGGCCATCCGGCCGACAAGAAGGCCGCGGCGCCAGCCAGGAAATAG
- the rplV gene encoding 50S ribosomal protein L22 — MQVSANLWGVRLSAQKGRLVADLIRGKKVDHALNILAFSPQKGATIIKKVLESAIANAEHNNGADIDELQVAKIIVEKGPVLKRFTARAKGRGNRIIKPTCHVFVTVGDGKQ; from the coding sequence ATGCAAGTATCAGCCAATCTGTGGGGCGTTCGTCTTTCTGCGCAAAAAGGTCGTTTGGTAGCTGACCTGATTCGCGGCAAGAAAGTCGATCATGCCCTGAACATCCTGGCCTTCTCGCCGCAAAAAGGCGCGACGATTATCAAGAAGGTTCTCGAGTCCGCTATTGCCAATGCCGAGCACAACAACGGCGCCGATATCGATGAGCTTCAGGTCGCGAAGATCATCGTCGAAAAAGGACCAGTGTTGAAGCGCTTTACGGCGCGCGCAAAGGGCCGCGGCAACCGCATCATCAAACCGACTTGCCACGTCTTTGTGACGGTTGGCGACGGCAAGCAATAA
- the rplP gene encoding 50S ribosomal protein L16, which yields MLQPARRKYRKEQKGRNKGIATAGAKVSFGEYGLKAVGRGRLTARQIEAARRAMTRHIKRGGRVWIRIFPDKPISKKPAEVRMGNGKGSPEYFVAEIQPGKVLYEMDGVDEALAREAFTLAAAKLPIKTTFVQRMIG from the coding sequence ATGCTGCAACCAGCTAGACGTAAATACCGTAAGGAACAAAAGGGCCGGAACAAAGGTATCGCTACCGCCGGCGCCAAAGTCTCTTTCGGCGAATATGGATTGAAAGCCGTCGGACGCGGTCGTTTGACCGCGCGCCAGATCGAAGCCGCACGTCGCGCCATGACGCGTCACATCAAGCGCGGTGGACGGGTGTGGATCCGCATTTTCCCGGACAAGCCGATTTCCAAGAAACCTGCAGAAGTTCGCATGGGTAACGGTAAAGGTTCGCCGGAATATTTCGTGGCAGAGATCCAGCCGGGCAAAGTATTGTACGAGATGGACGGCGTGGATGAAGCACTGGCGCGTGAAGCATTTACGCTGGCCGCTGCAAAGCTGCCGATCAAGACCACATTCGTTCAACGCATGATCGGTTAA
- the rpmC gene encoding 50S ribosomal protein L29 gives MNTKEMRAKTPDDLNKELLELRKSQFSLRMQVATQQLTKTTELGRVKREIAQIKTILTEKARAV, from the coding sequence ATGAACACAAAAGAAATGCGGGCAAAAACCCCGGACGACCTGAACAAGGAACTCCTTGAGCTGCGCAAGTCACAATTTTCATTGCGTATGCAAGTAGCTACCCAACAATTGACAAAGACCACCGAACTCGGTCGCGTCAAGCGTGAAATCGCGCAGATCAAGACTATCCTGACTGAGAAAGCGAGGGCTGTCTAA
- the rpsQ gene encoding 30S ribosomal protein S17, whose protein sequence is MTAAVSNTATTAAKSKRTLTGVVTSDKMDKTITVLVERRVMHPVLGKVVRRSKKYHAHSPNNEFKQGDTVLIEECRPLSKTKAWQVTKLLEKARVE, encoded by the coding sequence ATGACTGCCGCAGTTTCCAATACCGCAACGACCGCCGCAAAATCCAAGCGCACCCTGACCGGTGTGGTCACCAGCGACAAGATGGACAAGACCATCACCGTGCTGGTTGAACGTCGCGTTATGCACCCGGTGCTTGGCAAGGTGGTGCGCCGCTCAAAAAAATATCATGCACATTCGCCGAACAACGAATTTAAGCAAGGCGACACCGTATTGATCGAAGAGTGCCGCCCTTTGTCTAAAACAAAGGCATGGCAAGTGACCAAGCTGCTGGAAAAGGCGCGCGTCGAGTAA
- a CDS encoding NAD(P)/FAD-dependent oxidoreductase yields MLRITELRLPLEHPDAALEQAILNKLRIPKSALIDFSVFKRSYDARRKSAMLFVYSVDVTVRDEPSLMKKLRGDVSVKPSPVTSYKYVGHAAPGFEPAQRPVVVGFGPCGIFAALILAQMGLKPIVLERGKAVRERTQDTWGLWRKHTLDPESNVQFGEGGAGTFSDGKLYSQIKDPRHLGRKVMSEFVKAGAPAEIMYVSKPHVGTFRLVGVVETIRAEIIALGGEVKFQHRLTDLLIENGQLRGLKVLDVVGNQTLEIRAEHLVLAVGHSARDTFEMLHKRNIYLEAKPFSIGFRIEHPQSLIDRARLGPNAGNPLLGAADYKLVHHAANGRSVYSFCMCPGGTVVAATSEAGRVVTNGMSQYSRNERNANAGIVVGIDPRDYPGGPLAGIAFQRQWESRAFELGGGNYDAPAQLVGDFLAGRASTTLGEVKPSYTPGVHLTDLSACLPDYAIAAIREAIPAFDKQISGFAMNDAVLTGVETRTSSPLKITRGEDFQSINVKGLYPGGEGASYAGGILSAGVDGIKIAEAIGRSILGIAWKAGDDSGCNDSGGSA; encoded by the coding sequence ATGTTACGAATCACCGAACTGCGATTGCCACTCGAACATCCTGACGCGGCGCTTGAACAGGCGATCCTCAATAAGCTTCGTATCCCGAAATCGGCGCTGATCGATTTCAGCGTCTTCAAACGCAGTTATGACGCGCGCAGAAAAAGTGCGATGCTGTTCGTTTACAGCGTGGATGTCACGGTGCGCGATGAACCATCGCTAATGAAAAAGCTGCGTGGCGACGTATCGGTAAAGCCTTCACCCGTCACAAGCTATAAATACGTCGGTCATGCCGCGCCAGGATTCGAACCAGCGCAACGCCCCGTCGTGGTCGGTTTCGGCCCGTGCGGAATTTTTGCGGCGCTGATTCTTGCGCAAATGGGCTTGAAGCCAATCGTACTGGAGCGCGGCAAGGCTGTGCGTGAGCGCACGCAGGATACATGGGGATTGTGGCGCAAACATACGCTTGATCCGGAATCGAATGTGCAATTCGGCGAAGGCGGCGCCGGCACGTTTTCCGATGGCAAGCTCTACAGTCAGATCAAGGATCCGCGCCATCTAGGCCGCAAGGTGATGAGCGAGTTTGTCAAAGCCGGCGCGCCGGCGGAAATCATGTATGTGAGCAAACCGCACGTCGGTACATTTCGATTGGTCGGCGTGGTGGAAACGATACGCGCGGAGATCATCGCGCTGGGCGGCGAAGTCAAGTTTCAGCATCGACTCACTGACTTGTTGATCGAGAACGGGCAATTGCGCGGGCTCAAGGTGCTGGATGTTGTGGGCAATCAAACGCTTGAAATACGCGCGGAACATCTGGTGCTCGCCGTTGGTCATAGCGCGCGCGATACCTTTGAGATGCTGCATAAGCGCAACATCTACCTTGAAGCCAAGCCATTTTCCATAGGCTTTCGCATCGAGCATCCGCAATCGCTCATCGATCGCGCCCGCCTTGGTCCCAACGCGGGCAACCCGCTGCTCGGTGCGGCCGACTACAAGTTGGTGCATCACGCCGCGAACGGTCGCAGCGTTTACAGTTTTTGCATGTGTCCCGGCGGCACGGTCGTTGCCGCGACATCGGAAGCGGGTCGCGTGGTCACCAACGGCATGAGCCAGTACTCGCGCAATGAACGCAACGCCAACGCCGGCATCGTCGTCGGCATCGATCCGCGCGACTATCCCGGCGGACCGTTGGCCGGAATTGCGTTCCAGCGCCAATGGGAATCGCGCGCCTTTGAACTGGGTGGTGGCAACTACGATGCGCCCGCGCAGTTGGTCGGCGATTTTCTCGCGGGCCGCGCATCGACCACGCTCGGCGAGGTGAAGCCGTCTTACACGCCAGGGGTACATTTGACGGACCTGTCGGCTTGCCTGCCTGACTACGCTATCGCCGCCATTCGCGAGGCGATTCCTGCCTTCGACAAACAAATCAGCGGCTTTGCGATGAACGATGCGGTGCTAACCGGCGTGGAGACGCGCACGTCGTCACCGCTAAAAATCACACGCGGCGAAGATTTCCAAAGTATAAACGTGAAGGGTTTATACCCGGGCGGCGAAGGCGCCAGTTACGCGGGCGGCATTCTCTCGGCAGGTGTCGATGGCATCAAGATTGCCGAGGCTATTGGCCGGTCAATATTAGGGATCGCCTGGAAAGCGGGTGATGATTCCGGCTGCAATGACAGCGGCGGAAGCGCGTAA
- a CDS encoding DMT family transporter has protein sequence MGTADLVRLFSLAAVWGASYSFMRVVAPVFGGIGTMWLRISIAGVVLLAYALATRQDLQFAKWWKHYLFIGMMNSAFPFALIAFAMKTLPASYGAILNAMSPFFAALFAAWMLNERLTALRLFGMVLGLAGIGIIINFGPIPLSTATLTAAGAAVIATCLYGFIIVYTKKYMAGAPNMGMSVGGLILPAILTAPAGLLFVPPVMPATNVVLSLFGLAILCSSIAYLLYYRLIRDVGPTRAISATFLIPVFGAAWGAIFFGETLNSGAIIGGVIVLLGVALVLGVLPFRRDPMKT, from the coding sequence ATGGGTACCGCCGATCTCGTCCGACTTTTCAGCCTTGCCGCCGTCTGGGGCGCCTCCTACAGTTTCATGCGGGTGGTCGCGCCGGTATTCGGCGGCATCGGCACGATGTGGTTACGCATCTCGATTGCCGGCGTGGTGCTGCTCGCGTATGCGCTCGCGACGCGGCAGGATCTGCAATTTGCCAAATGGTGGAAACACTATCTTTTCATTGGCATGATGAATTCCGCGTTTCCATTCGCGTTGATCGCGTTTGCAATGAAGACGCTGCCGGCGAGCTACGGAGCGATCCTGAACGCAATGTCGCCGTTCTTCGCCGCCCTGTTTGCCGCGTGGATGCTCAATGAACGGCTCACTGCACTGCGTTTGTTCGGCATGGTGCTCGGGCTGGCCGGTATCGGGATCATCATCAACTTCGGACCGATTCCGCTGAGTACCGCGACACTCACGGCAGCCGGCGCGGCGGTAATCGCAACCTGCCTGTATGGTTTCATCATTGTCTACACGAAGAAATACATGGCGGGCGCGCCGAACATGGGTATGTCGGTGGGTGGGCTGATTCTGCCGGCAATACTGACGGCGCCCGCGGGATTGCTGTTCGTTCCGCCGGTCATGCCGGCCACCAATGTTGTGCTATCGCTGTTCGGACTGGCGATACTCTGCAGTTCCATCGCCTACCTTTTGTACTACCGCCTGATTCGCGATGTCGGTCCGACACGCGCGATCTCGGCGACGTTCCTGATCCCGGTGTTCGGTGCCGCCTGGGGCGCAATTTTTTTCGGCGAGACGCTCAATAGCGGCGCGATCATTGGCGGTGTCATCGTGCTGCTTGGCGTGGCGCTGGTGCTGGGTGTGTTGCCATTTAGGCGCGATCCCATGAAAACGTAG